The Salvelinus sp. IW2-2015 linkage group LG31, ASM291031v2, whole genome shotgun sequence genome window below encodes:
- the LOC111955879 gene encoding zinc finger protein 436-like has translation MTVTLEEEEXVGDLFNTRERRDCRGSSGEPQQHHDADEAQKSLSRSEHLKKHQRRPTGKKSHRCSDCGKGCKSSSEFKIHQRVHTREKSHHCFDCGKSYLRIKSLKEHMRIHIGEKPFSCDQCGKSFTTSSHQIVHQRSHTGEKPYSCNQCGKSFNTSSNLIVHQRTHTGEKPYSCDKCGKSFTQLSGLIYHQRTHTGDKRYSCDQR, from the coding sequence GAGAGAGACGTGACtgtcgtggatcctctggggagcctcaacaacatcatgatgctgacgaggcacagaagagtctctccagatcagaacacctcaagaaacaccagcggagacccacagggaagaaatctcaccgctgctctgactgtgggaaaggtTGCAAATCTTCATCAGAATTTAAAATACACCAGCGAGTACACACAAGAGAGAAATCTCACCACTGTTTTGATTGTGGGAAGAGTTACTTAAGAATAAAATCACTAAAAGAACACATGAGAATTCACAtaggagagaaaccttttagctgtgatcagtgtgggaagagttttactacatcaagCCATCAGATTGTACACCAGAgatcacacacaggagagaaaccttatagctgtaatcaatgtgggaagagttttaataCATCTAGCAACCTTATTGTAcaccaaagaacacacacaggagagaaaccttatagctgtgataaatgtgggaagagttttactcagctaagcggtctgatataccaccagagaacacacacaggagataaaCGTTATAGCTGTGACCAGAGATAA
- the LOC111955467 gene encoding zinc finger protein 180-like, with protein sequence MSSLHFTPPAEEEVCWTEKEALCLKVVVKEEKEEEDVTVKIEVEDEAVTVKEEEKDVRVKEEEDAFRVKEEEDVTVKGEEKDVSVKEEEDAFRVKEENVSVKEEEEEDADFEVKEEGEDEETEGERRDYRGPSGELQQHHEADKAKKSLSTSGHLKKHHQRPTGKKPHCCSDCGKHCKSSSKLKIHQRVHTGEKPYSCNQCGKSFTNSSNLKTHQRTHTREKPYSCDQCGKSFTQSSNLVTHQRTHTGEQPYSCDQCGKSFTQLSNLVSHQRTHTGEQPYSCEQCGKNFSLGERLKEHQRTHTGEKPYSCDQCGKSFTQSCNLVSHQRTHTGEQPYSCDQCGKSFTQSSNLVSHQRTHTGEQPYSCEQCGKNSILGENTLKSTKNTHRREAL encoded by the exons ATGAGCTCCCTACACTTCACCCCTCCTGCTGAAGAAGaagtctgctggacggagaaagaagctctgtgTCTGAAGGTTgtcgtgaaagaggagaaggaagaggaggatgtcacagtaaaaatagaagtagaggatgaggctgttacagtaaaagaagaagagaaagacgttagagtgaaagaagaggaagacgcgttcagagtgaaagaggaggaggatgttacagtaaaaggagaagagaaagacgtttcagtgaaagaagaggaagacgcgttcagagtgaaagaggagaatGTTTCagtaaaagaagaggaagaggaagatgcaGATTTTGAagtgaaggaggaaggagaggatgaggagacggAAG gagagagacgggactaTCGTGGGCCCTCTGGGGAGCTTCAACAACATCATgaagctgacaaggcaaaaaagagtctctccacatcaggacacctcaagaaacaccatcAGAGACCCACAGGAAAGAaacctcactgctgctctgactgtgggaaacattgCAAATCTTCATCAAAACTAAAAATACACCAGcgagtacacacaggagagaaaccttatagctgtaatcaatgtgggaagagttttactaatTCAAGTAATCTAaaaacacaccagagaacacacacaagagagaagccttatagctgtgatcagtgtggcaagagttttactcagtcaagcAACCTGGTAacacatcagagaacacacacaggagagcagccatatagctgtgatcagtgtggcaagagttttactcagttaaGCAACctggtatcacaccagagaacacacacaggagagcagcCATATAGCTGTGAGCAATGTGGGAAAAACTTTTCTCTGGGAGAACGCCTTAAAgagcaccagagaacacacacaggagagaaaccttatagctgtgatcagtgtggcaagagttttactcagtcatgcaacctggtatcacaccagagaacacacacaggagagcagccatatagctgtgatcaatgtggcaagagttttactcagtcaagcaacctggtatcacaccagagaacacacacaggagagcagcCATATAGCTGTGAGCAATGTGGGAAAAACTCAATTCTCGGAGAGAACACCTTAAAGAGCaccaagaacacacacaggagagaagccttatag